In a single window of the Centroberyx gerrardi isolate f3 chromosome 17, fCenGer3.hap1.cur.20231027, whole genome shotgun sequence genome:
- the rmnd1 gene encoding required for meiotic nuclear division protein 1 homolog isoform X2, whose protein sequence is MLLRTLWFRLGVQRPVDRRPVCLFASASLSHPIQRHKYESQPRTLSTWSASGICPRTRYLNTHYQQQCCTKHVPPASHGLKSVSSTLLADPWVLTKCRSRQERLYSTNLVKSVLKSSLKPVTIPGKRVPKGPRTKQPSRTNQPSQDEDKDMMQCIAFATADQYHLPTLCHDLISHGFHEVDLPRDASNALVILTDMAAKPDDDALMFFFREGSVVFWNVEDKTMKKVLRILEHHEIQPYEVALVHWENEEINYTVGEGNSKLERGNFILSNKIELHEAVLEKFAFSNALCLSVKLAIWEVSLDDFVESIQSIPETLKSGKRVKLSSAEVMQKIGELFALRHCINLRSDLLITPDFYWDRENLEKLYDKTCQFLSINRRVNVVNEKLEHCTQLTDLMRSHLSEKHSLRLEWMIVILITIEVMFELGRMIF, encoded by the exons ATGCTTCTCCGGACCTTGTGGTTCAGGCTGGGAGTTCAGCGGCCAGTGGACAGGAGACCAGTCTGCCTGTTTGCCTCGGCCAGTCTCTCCCATCCTATCCAGCGACACAAGTATGAATCCCAACCTAGGACTCTTTCAACCTGGTCTGCCTCAGGGATCTGTCCAAGGACCCGTTACTTAAACACTCATTATCAACAGCAGTGCTGTACAAAACATGTTCCACCGGCTTCGCATGGGTTAAAAAGTGTCAGCAGCACCTTATTAGCTGACCCTTGGGTACTGACTAAATGTAGGAGTAGACAGGAGCGTCTGTATTCAACAAACCTTGTCAAATCAGTTTTAAAATCAAGTTTGAAACCAGTGACAATTCCTGGAAAGAGGGTTCCCAAAGGGCCGAGAACAAAACAACCATCCAGAACCAACCAGCCTTCCCAGGATGAGGACAAG GATATGATGCAGTGTATTGCCTTTGCAACAGCAGATCAATATCATTTGCCAACGCTTTGCCATGACTTGATCAGCCATGGCTTCCATGAAGTAGATCTACCTAGAG ATGCCTCGAATGCGCTGGTGATATTGACAGACATGGCAGCAAAACCAGACGACGATGCTCTAATGTTCTTCTTCAG GGAAGGCTCAGTAGTTTTCTGGAATGTCGAGGACAAAACG ATGAAGAAAGTGCTGAGAATATTGGAGCATCATGAGATCCAGCCCTATGAAGTCGCATTAGTCCACTGGGAAAATGAAGAGATCAACTACACTGTTGGAGA GGGAAATTCAAAGCTTGAGCGTGGCAACTTCATTCTGAGCAACAAGATAGAGCTACATGAAGCCGTTTTGGAGaaatttgcattttcaaatgCACTATGTTTATCAG TGAAGCTCGCGATATGGGAGGTATCATTAGATGACTTTGTAGagtcaattcaatcaattccaGAG ACGCTGAAGTCTGGTAAAAGAGTTAAGTTGTCTTCGGCAGAGGTCATGCAGAAGATAGGAGAGCTCTTTGCTCTAAG ACACTGTATAAACCTGAGGTCTGACTTGCTCATCACACCTGATTTCTACTGGGACCGAGAAAACCTGGAAAAGCTTTATGACAAGACCTGCCAGTTCCTCAGCATCAACCGCAGAGTCAAT gTTGTGAATGAGAAGCTGGAACATTGCACACAGTTGACAGACCTCATGAGGAGCCACCTGAGTGAGAAGCACAGCTTGAGGTTAGAGTGGATGATCGTCATCCTTATCACCATTGAG GTTATGTTTGAACTTGGAAGAATGATCTTCTAA
- the ccdc170 gene encoding coiled-coil domain-containing protein 170 gives MEVTEKPDEVEQCHERDRLKMRVAVLEESVRSSEVDCRTSRETVMRLVAELDRERRKAVSSTTALDSLKVELDGMVLGKRSAEMEKQSLTERLEASRRVIEAARRESHCLEKQVEELDRKFHSSQGEAQAARGQLQTFLGEVAVLLQGDSEDVLLPTERDILQKLNKLCNKTMSEMEARLSRVSEELSRQTELHHSALQRAQLAEQQVQDLRERLQGLEAELLTADMHRDGLRHNKQNYEQFLEQLSEMMKVDSIAVDLGFDMRLKLLLSRAEQLVKQEGTSLVETKTLTYSLQRKLKLQKDRLESKELHTELLRKKVSDLEEERRSRSALSVERDDAHLEARRLQKKVERLQGELKATKLSNTELKAQLSRTNELKLKVMEQSQTVQQQSKRLDELVEGKAKVERTLSAVSSDLQSQEKAAREDQQQLHTLRQTLAQLSERERELVDFRMVVSQMLGLDATTLALPNYEIIKLLESLLHTHHHHHHLHHHLNLPWQCPTHQRSHLPQIHDFPDSSSFDASTSRSAGPEDAVPLHET, from the exons ATGGAAGTTACAGAAAAACCTGATGAG GTGGAGCAGTGTCATGAGCGGGACAGGCTGAAGATGAGAGTTGCTGTGTTGGAGGAGAGTGTGCGGTCCTCTGAGGTGGACTGCAGGACCAGCAGGGAGACGGTGATGAGGCTGGTGGCAGAGCTGGAccgagagaggaggaaggctgTCAGCAGCACAACAGCACTCGATTCACTCAAAGTG GAGTTGGACGGCATGGTGTTGGGGAAGAGGAGCGCTGAGATGGAGAAGCAGAGCCTGACGGAGAGGCTTGAGGCCAGCAGGCGAGTCATAGAGGCAGCCAGGCGGGAATCACACTGTTTGGAGAAGCAGGTTGAGGAGCTTGATAGGAAGTTCCACTCTAGCCAAGGAGAGGCCCAGGCGGCTCGGGGGCAGCTACAGACCTTCCTGGGAGAGGTGGCGGTCCTGCTGCAGGGTGACTCTGAGGACGTCCTCCTGCCCACAGAGAGGGATATTCTGCAGAAACTGAATAAACTCTGCAACAAG ACCATGTCGGAGATGGAGGCGAGGCTGTCCCGTGTCTCCGAGGAGCTGAGCAGGCAGACGGAGCTGCACCACAGTGCGTTACAGAGGGCTCAGCTTGCGGAGCAGCAAGTCCAGGACCTGAGGGAGAGACTTCAGGGTCTGGAGGCTGAGCTGCTGACAGCAGACATGCATCGTGACGGGCTGCGTCACAACAAACAGAAT TATGAACAGTTCCTGGAGCAGCTGTCAGAGATGATGAAGGTTGACAGTATTGCTGTGGACCTCGGCTTCGACATGAGGTTAAAACTCCTCCTGTCCCGAGCAGAACAACTGGTCAAACAAGAAGGAACATCTTTGGTGGAGACCAAAACTTTGACCTACAGTCTACAGCGAAAG CTGAAGCTGCAGAAGGACCGGCTAGAGAGCAAGGAGCTCCACACTGAGCTCCTGAGGAAGAAGGTGTCAgatctggaggaggagaggcggagcCGATCGGCGTTGTCCGTGGAACGAGACGACGCTCACCTGGAGGCCAGGAGGCTGCAGAAAAAGGTGGAACGTCTCCAAGGCGAGCTGAAGGCCACCAAGCTCTCCAACACTGAGCTCAAGGCCCAGCTCTCCCGCACCAATGAGCTCAAG CTGAAAGTCATGGAGCAGAGTCAGACCGTGCAGCAGCAGAGTAAGAGGCTGGATGAGCTGGTGGAGGGGAAGGCCAAGGTGGAGAGGACGCTGAGCGCAGTGAGCTCAGACCTGCAGAGCCAGGAGAAGGCGGCCAGGGAagaccagcagcagctccacaccCTCAGACAGACTCTAGCCCAGCtgtctgagagggagagagag TTGGTCGACTTCCGGATGGTAGTTTCCCAAATGCTTGGTCTGGATGCCACAACCCTGGCTCTCCCAAATTATGAAATCATCAAGTTACTAGAGagcctgcttcacactcatcatcaccaccaccaccttcaTCATCACCTTAATCTGCCCTGGCAATGTCCGACCCACCAGAGGTCGCATCTCCCCCAAATCCACGACTTCCCTGACAGCTCCTCCTTCGATGCTTCTACCTCTAGGTCTGCTGGCCCTGAGGATGCTGTACCCCTCCACGAAACCTAG
- the rmnd1 gene encoding required for meiotic nuclear division protein 1 homolog isoform X1, with protein MLLRTLWFRLGVQRPVDRRPVCLFASASLSHPIQRHKYESQPRTLSTWSASGICPRTRYLNTHYQQQCCTKHVPPASHGLKSVSSTLLADPWVLTKCRSRQERLYSTNLVKSVLKSSLKPVTIPGKRVPKGPRTKQPSRTNQPSQDEDKDMMQCIAFATADQYHLPTLCHDLISHGFHEVDLPRDASNALVILTDMAAKPDDDALMFFFREGSVVFWNVEDKTMKKVLRILEHHEIQPYEVALVHWENEEINYTVGDFFRRGNSKLERGNFILSNKIELHEAVLEKFAFSNALCLSVKLAIWEVSLDDFVESIQSIPETLKSGKRVKLSSAEVMQKIGELFALRHCINLRSDLLITPDFYWDRENLEKLYDKTCQFLSINRRVNVVNEKLEHCTQLTDLMRSHLSEKHSLRLEWMIVILITIEVMFELGRMIF; from the exons ATGCTTCTCCGGACCTTGTGGTTCAGGCTGGGAGTTCAGCGGCCAGTGGACAGGAGACCAGTCTGCCTGTTTGCCTCGGCCAGTCTCTCCCATCCTATCCAGCGACACAAGTATGAATCCCAACCTAGGACTCTTTCAACCTGGTCTGCCTCAGGGATCTGTCCAAGGACCCGTTACTTAAACACTCATTATCAACAGCAGTGCTGTACAAAACATGTTCCACCGGCTTCGCATGGGTTAAAAAGTGTCAGCAGCACCTTATTAGCTGACCCTTGGGTACTGACTAAATGTAGGAGTAGACAGGAGCGTCTGTATTCAACAAACCTTGTCAAATCAGTTTTAAAATCAAGTTTGAAACCAGTGACAATTCCTGGAAAGAGGGTTCCCAAAGGGCCGAGAACAAAACAACCATCCAGAACCAACCAGCCTTCCCAGGATGAGGACAAG GATATGATGCAGTGTATTGCCTTTGCAACAGCAGATCAATATCATTTGCCAACGCTTTGCCATGACTTGATCAGCCATGGCTTCCATGAAGTAGATCTACCTAGAG ATGCCTCGAATGCGCTGGTGATATTGACAGACATGGCAGCAAAACCAGACGACGATGCTCTAATGTTCTTCTTCAG GGAAGGCTCAGTAGTTTTCTGGAATGTCGAGGACAAAACG ATGAAGAAAGTGCTGAGAATATTGGAGCATCATGAGATCCAGCCCTATGAAGTCGCATTAGTCCACTGGGAAAATGAAGAGATCAACTACACTGTTGGAGA TTTTTTCCGCAGGGGAAATTCAAAGCTTGAGCGTGGCAACTTCATTCTGAGCAACAAGATAGAGCTACATGAAGCCGTTTTGGAGaaatttgcattttcaaatgCACTATGTTTATCAG TGAAGCTCGCGATATGGGAGGTATCATTAGATGACTTTGTAGagtcaattcaatcaattccaGAG ACGCTGAAGTCTGGTAAAAGAGTTAAGTTGTCTTCGGCAGAGGTCATGCAGAAGATAGGAGAGCTCTTTGCTCTAAG ACACTGTATAAACCTGAGGTCTGACTTGCTCATCACACCTGATTTCTACTGGGACCGAGAAAACCTGGAAAAGCTTTATGACAAGACCTGCCAGTTCCTCAGCATCAACCGCAGAGTCAAT gTTGTGAATGAGAAGCTGGAACATTGCACACAGTTGACAGACCTCATGAGGAGCCACCTGAGTGAGAAGCACAGCTTGAGGTTAGAGTGGATGATCGTCATCCTTATCACCATTGAG GTTATGTTTGAACTTGGAAGAATGATCTTCTAA
- the rmnd1 gene encoding required for meiotic nuclear division protein 1 homolog isoform X3: MMQCIAFATADQYHLPTLCHDLISHGFHEVDLPRDASNALVILTDMAAKPDDDALMFFFREGSVVFWNVEDKTMKKVLRILEHHEIQPYEVALVHWENEEINYTVGDFFRRGNSKLERGNFILSNKIELHEAVLEKFAFSNALCLSVKLAIWEVSLDDFVESIQSIPETLKSGKRVKLSSAEVMQKIGELFALRHCINLRSDLLITPDFYWDRENLEKLYDKTCQFLSINRRVNVVNEKLEHCTQLTDLMRSHLSEKHSLRLEWMIVILITIEVMFELGRMIF; encoded by the exons ATGATGCAGTGTATTGCCTTTGCAACAGCAGATCAATATCATTTGCCAACGCTTTGCCATGACTTGATCAGCCATGGCTTCCATGAAGTAGATCTACCTAGAG ATGCCTCGAATGCGCTGGTGATATTGACAGACATGGCAGCAAAACCAGACGACGATGCTCTAATGTTCTTCTTCAG GGAAGGCTCAGTAGTTTTCTGGAATGTCGAGGACAAAACG ATGAAGAAAGTGCTGAGAATATTGGAGCATCATGAGATCCAGCCCTATGAAGTCGCATTAGTCCACTGGGAAAATGAAGAGATCAACTACACTGTTGGAGA TTTTTTCCGCAGGGGAAATTCAAAGCTTGAGCGTGGCAACTTCATTCTGAGCAACAAGATAGAGCTACATGAAGCCGTTTTGGAGaaatttgcattttcaaatgCACTATGTTTATCAG TGAAGCTCGCGATATGGGAGGTATCATTAGATGACTTTGTAGagtcaattcaatcaattccaGAG ACGCTGAAGTCTGGTAAAAGAGTTAAGTTGTCTTCGGCAGAGGTCATGCAGAAGATAGGAGAGCTCTTTGCTCTAAG ACACTGTATAAACCTGAGGTCTGACTTGCTCATCACACCTGATTTCTACTGGGACCGAGAAAACCTGGAAAAGCTTTATGACAAGACCTGCCAGTTCCTCAGCATCAACCGCAGAGTCAAT gTTGTGAATGAGAAGCTGGAACATTGCACACAGTTGACAGACCTCATGAGGAGCCACCTGAGTGAGAAGCACAGCTTGAGGTTAGAGTGGATGATCGTCATCCTTATCACCATTGAG GTTATGTTTGAACTTGGAAGAATGATCTTCTAA